A portion of the Candidatus Scalindua japonica genome contains these proteins:
- a CDS encoding type II secretion system protein translates to MKNSFCKNRIWDLKSERGFTLVELVMIITVTGVLSSTLVVPFATGIKQGTRPEIYATATYLAQKEIEELKNAGYTIATSNLGNVPSSVTLNGRLYTENSTREYVSHSGSTFTYSASPTDFIRVTESVSNSENADVVTLWAILAKDFYNPNAN, encoded by the coding sequence ATGAAGAATAGTTTTTGTAAAAATAGGATATGGGATTTGAAGTCAGAGAGGGGCTTTACCCTTGTAGAACTCGTTATGATCATAACCGTAACAGGAGTCCTCTCCTCTACCCTTGTTGTACCCTTTGCCACTGGAATAAAGCAGGGGACCAGGCCGGAGATATATGCCACGGCCACTTATCTGGCACAGAAAGAAATAGAAGAGTTAAAAAATGCCGGTTATACGATCGCTACCAGCAATCTTGGTAATGTCCCCAGTTCTGTTACATTGAATGGGCGTCTCTATACTGAAAACTCCACGAGAGAATATGTGTCTCATTCAGGCAGCACTTTCACTTACTCTGCTTCACCTACAGATTTCATAAGAGTTACTGAAAGCGTAAGCAACTCGGAGAACGCGGATGTTGTCACCCTTTGGGCCATCCTGGCAAAGGACTTTTATAATCCAAATGCAAATTAA
- a CDS encoding pilus assembly FimT family protein, translated as MKINIIEKKLRKIVYGRSEGFSTFELVMVIAIAGIMAAVALPRLGAINTIDLDSVARQVKSDIRHTQEMAMSKYRETTITFTSNGSTYTITSAGSNESKELPEFSRAIFSPVGTGTTDLIYTFNSTGEPVTGAGGILRITSEGAFKNIIVENTTGRAAIQ; from the coding sequence ATGAAAATTAATATAATAGAAAAAAAACTCCGGAAAATAGTGTATGGGCGCTCTGAAGGCTTTTCTACTTTTGAACTGGTAATGGTTATAGCTATTGCGGGGATAATGGCGGCGGTTGCCCTGCCCAGATTGGGAGCAATTAATACTATAGACCTTGACAGTGTTGCCAGGCAGGTAAAATCAGATATTCGTCATACACAAGAGATGGCAATGAGCAAGTACAGAGAAACAACAATTACATTTACCTCAAACGGTAGTACTTACACTATTACATCTGCAGGGTCAAACGAGTCAAAAGAATTACCGGAATTTTCTAGAGCAATATTTAGTCCAGTTGGTACTGGTACTACAGATCTTATATATACATTCAATTCCACTGGTGAACCTGTTACAGGAGCGGGTGGAATTCTTAGAATTACTTCAGAAGGGGCTTTTAAAAATATTATTGTTGAGAATACAACAGGAAGAGCGGCTATACAGTAA
- a CDS encoding type IV pilin protein has protein sequence MQSKRKKSEEGFTLIELIMVIVILGVISAVAIPKFLSLSDSAKLSAARGVGSALSSSIQAEHSDFLINTTTYTLADVLAATAFTGGITYQATATDTPASGEIASNAAGTAIILNYKGSTFEWDWTARSGDTPALITEDASSAF, from the coding sequence ATGCAGTCAAAACGGAAAAAAAGTGAAGAAGGTTTTACCCTTATCGAACTCATTATGGTTATTGTTATCCTCGGGGTAATTTCTGCCGTTGCCATACCTAAGTTCTTAAGTTTGTCAGATTCAGCAAAGCTCAGTGCCGCCAGGGGAGTTGGAAGCGCACTTAGTTCGTCAATTCAGGCAGAACACTCTGATTTTCTGATTAATACAACTACATACACTTTAGCCGATGTCTTAGCTGCTACCGCGTTCACCGGTGGTATAACGTATCAAGCTACCGCCACTGATACCCCTGCTTCAGGAGAGATTGCTTCAAACGCCGCAGGAACCGCCATTATCTTGAATTATAAGGGTTCAACTTTCGAATGGGATTGGACGGCAAGGAGTGGTGATACCCCTGCTTTGATAACAGAAGATGCTAGTTCCGCTTTTTAA
- a CDS encoding type II secretion system F family protein, with the protein MPVFKYRARDGYGKAVAGTLEAAGLDIARFQLGEMGYIPVHLEEGKAVKSASSFSFLKPKVTDKDLIVFNRQLATLFSAGIPLLMGIQGLAEQVQNKTFKEILFKLAAEIQTGSSFSDALAKHPKVFSSLYINMIRAGEASGTLDDILGRLASLAEHAAETKAKIKAATRYPKIVISAMLIAVLILMKFVVPNFVSIFKQVNLELPLATRMLIAANDIFSNYWYLLLGGAGCLFFAYRGYAKTYLGRRQLDLLKLKVPIFGPIFLKIAMSVFTRTLSTLNRSGLSILENLKICADVVGNIPISEVIGDLREGVQRGESVAATMKKSKFFTPMVVQMMSAGEESGELDSMLVKVSEYYDMEVDYSIKNIASLIEPILLAFLGVVVLFLMLAIFLPMWDLTKLAERGG; encoded by the coding sequence ATGCCGGTTTTTAAATACAGGGCGAGGGACGGATACGGAAAAGCGGTTGCAGGGACTCTGGAAGCTGCGGGGCTGGATATTGCCAGGTTTCAGCTGGGGGAAATGGGTTACATTCCTGTTCACCTGGAAGAAGGTAAGGCGGTTAAGAGCGCATCTTCATTCAGTTTTTTAAAGCCAAAGGTAACGGACAAAGATCTCATTGTGTTTAACCGTCAGCTTGCCACCCTCTTTTCCGCAGGAATACCATTGCTCATGGGGATCCAGGGGCTTGCTGAACAGGTGCAGAATAAAACCTTTAAAGAGATTCTCTTTAAACTGGCTGCAGAAATCCAGACAGGTTCTTCTTTCTCTGACGCGCTTGCAAAACATCCCAAAGTGTTCTCCAGTCTTTACATAAATATGATACGAGCTGGAGAAGCTTCCGGTACTCTTGATGATATCCTGGGGAGGCTTGCCTCTCTGGCGGAACATGCAGCAGAAACCAAGGCGAAGATAAAGGCTGCCACACGTTATCCCAAGATAGTCATAAGCGCAATGTTGATTGCCGTATTAATACTCATGAAATTCGTGGTCCCCAATTTTGTGAGTATCTTTAAGCAGGTTAATCTTGAACTACCTCTTGCGACAAGGATGTTGATAGCCGCTAATGATATCTTTTCAAACTACTGGTACCTTCTCCTTGGTGGAGCAGGATGTCTGTTTTTTGCTTATCGAGGATATGCCAAAACCTATCTAGGACGTCGTCAACTCGACTTGCTTAAGCTGAAGGTCCCAATCTTTGGGCCTATTTTTCTTAAGATTGCCATGTCGGTCTTTACCAGGACCTTGTCTACCCTGAATCGAAGTGGACTATCAATCCTGGAGAACCTGAAGATATGTGCGGACGTAGTTGGGAATATTCCAATATCCGAGGTTATAGGTGATCTCAGAGAAGGTGTGCAACGAGGAGAGAGTGTAGCCGCCACCATGAAGAAATCAAAATTTTTTACCCCTATGGTAGTACAGATGATGTCAGCGGGAGAAGAATCCGGGGAACTTGACAGTATGCTTGTCAAGGTTTCTGAATATTATGACATGGAAGTTGATTACTCAATCAAAAATATTGCAAGCCTTATTGAACCAATACTCCTGGCATTTCTTGGAGTAGTTGTGCTCTTCCTTATGTTGGCTATATTCTTACCCATGTGGGACCTTACCAAGCTGGCAGAAAGAGGTGGTTAA
- a CDS encoding response regulator transcription factor — MSENKKLLLVEDDYYSAETLKFALEAKGHVVTMATNGKDALTMVNNEQPQLIILDVMMPKMDGYHFCRLLKFDARFKHIPIIIVSSKIQDADREMGLACGGNEYIAKPYDLNMLTNTVEKYLDETVK, encoded by the coding sequence ATGAGTGAGAACAAAAAATTACTATTGGTAGAAGATGACTATTATAGCGCTGAAACATTGAAGTTTGCCCTGGAGGCAAAAGGACACGTAGTAACTATGGCTACAAACGGAAAAGACGCTCTGACAATGGTAAACAATGAACAACCACAGCTCATAATACTGGATGTTATGATGCCGAAAATGGACGGTTACCATTTCTGCAGACTGCTAAAGTTTGATGCCAGGTTCAAGCATATCCCGATTATTATTGTAAGTTCAAAAATTCAGGATGCCGACAGGGAAATGGGCCTTGCATGTGGTGGAAATGAGTACATAGCAAAGCCTTATGATCTGAATATGCTTACAAATACCGTTGAAAAATATTTAGATGAGACAGTTAAATAA
- a CDS encoding ATP-binding protein, translating into MIVKEENKQMFGQLLLDKKIINQKQIKEALEVQKTNGKALGNILIDLGYTTSDLIKSVLNITRKTEQKLAHLFNTSIGMMKCIDQASLFKFIMTEAKRILESDMCNLFLVDEEADEFKCVFIYNEEVREIRLPLSNGLAGYVAKTSETIKLEDAYQSPLFDPELDNNLGYKTSTVLCIPVKQQSNKVIGAIQVVNKKGKGRFTSYDEWLLKSFAIFASNAISMVSAGKIKNPKTRFAENMNMFNLAVENLAEGVIIITQDDDAVVVNPAVKWMLGWKIKKDIDKQETEELLEKSGLGKISKWLRGEVDSLTSEEITIQIPEVRVIKVEFSEINGEINYERKKGCLVVFKDITRDKKFDQVKSEFITIASHELLSPITSMKNAVNLLLQEMLGPNTDSQKKFLHIINDGVEYLSNLTTTLLDITISEIRKVPLKREKVDLDKIIKSTIESQWFKAEENKVSLINNNGSHPSVLADSNRTRQALLNLLDNAFKFTPHGGEIVVSTKSTEDEVEISVKDNGAGIFLEEQDKIFERFYQVENATTKKHYGIGLGLSICKDIIEAQGGRIWVESKGRGGSNFVFTLPLYK; encoded by the coding sequence ATGATTGTCAAAGAAGAAAACAAACAGATGTTCGGGCAGTTACTGCTGGACAAAAAAATTATAAATCAGAAACAGATAAAGGAAGCGCTGGAAGTACAGAAAACAAATGGTAAGGCGCTGGGAAACATATTGATCGATTTAGGTTACACAACAAGCGATTTAATTAAAAGTGTTCTCAATATTACGCGCAAGACAGAGCAGAAGTTGGCGCATCTCTTTAATACCTCTATTGGAATGATGAAGTGTATTGATCAGGCATCCCTTTTCAAATTTATAATGACTGAAGCTAAACGAATATTAGAATCCGATATGTGTAATCTGTTTCTGGTGGATGAAGAAGCAGATGAGTTCAAGTGTGTTTTTATTTACAATGAAGAAGTCAGGGAAATACGCTTACCTCTTAGTAACGGTTTAGCCGGATATGTAGCAAAGACTTCAGAAACTATCAAGCTTGAAGATGCTTACCAGAGCCCTCTGTTTGATCCAGAACTTGATAACAACCTGGGATACAAAACAAGTACCGTCTTATGCATTCCTGTCAAACAGCAGAGTAATAAGGTAATCGGAGCGATTCAGGTTGTAAATAAAAAAGGAAAAGGCCGGTTTACCTCTTATGATGAATGGCTTTTAAAGTCTTTTGCCATCTTTGCCTCAAATGCTATCTCTATGGTTAGTGCCGGCAAGATAAAAAACCCGAAAACCAGGTTTGCTGAAAACATGAATATGTTTAATCTGGCTGTAGAGAACCTGGCTGAAGGTGTGATAATAATCACACAGGATGACGATGCTGTGGTTGTAAATCCCGCAGTCAAATGGATGCTGGGTTGGAAAATCAAAAAGGACATTGATAAGCAGGAAACAGAAGAATTACTGGAAAAATCAGGACTGGGTAAAATATCAAAATGGTTGAGAGGAGAGGTGGATTCGCTTACTTCTGAAGAGATAACTATTCAGATACCTGAGGTAAGGGTAATAAAAGTAGAGTTCTCAGAAATAAACGGGGAAATTAACTACGAGAGAAAAAAAGGCTGTTTAGTTGTGTTTAAAGATATTACACGGGATAAAAAATTTGACCAGGTAAAGTCAGAATTTATAACTATCGCTTCTCACGAGTTACTTTCTCCTATAACATCTATGAAAAACGCGGTAAACCTATTGCTCCAGGAGATGCTGGGGCCGAACACGGACTCTCAGAAGAAATTTTTACATATAATAAATGATGGAGTTGAATATCTGTCAAACCTGACTACTACACTTCTGGATATAACCATTTCAGAAATACGAAAAGTACCATTAAAGCGGGAAAAGGTGGACCTCGACAAGATAATAAAAAGCACTATAGAGAGCCAGTGGTTCAAGGCTGAAGAGAATAAAGTGTCTCTGATCAATAATAACGGAAGCCATCCTTCAGTCCTGGCAGATTCAAACAGGACAAGGCAGGCGTTGCTGAATCTTCTGGATAATGCCTTTAAGTTTACGCCTCATGGTGGAGAAATAGTAGTAAGTACAAAATCTACGGAAGATGAGGTAGAAATCAGTGTTAAGGATAATGGGGCAGGTATTTTTCTTGAGGAGCAGGACAAGATATTTGAAAGGTTCTATCAGGTTGAGAATGCCACGACAAAAAAACACTACGGCATAGGATTGGGTTTGAGCATATGCAAAGACATCATAGAAGCACAGGGAGGAAGAATCTGGGTAGAAAGTAAAGGGAGAGGGGGCAGTAATTTCGTTTTTACTCTGCCTTTATACAAATGA
- a CDS encoding TldD/PmbA family protein translates to MEKLIKNALKSAKADHIEIRVNEGRGTGVSYVGKELESIGESSMMGGCVRALVNGGWGFVAFNDIEDLPRYVKMACEQAKLVGNKDVSLAETGIVNDIVKTQVDLDPADVSLIDKHDLCQKYNNIILSSKKIQTSSVRYVDSHGTLYFANSEGSFIVCENIFCGVSVMAMAKDGMDVQQAYNSIGDLRGYRKVENFEESCEEVTKRAVDLLSAKPVDAGKYTVIVDPKLCGVFTHEAFGHLSEADFIYENQKLREIMKIGKRFGSDELSIVDDGTLVGEAGYNKYDSEGTPTQKTYLIKDGILANRLHSRETAAKMNEDPTGNARAIGYGSEPIVRMTNTYMESRDQTFEDMLAGTEDGIYAKGSLGGQTNTEMFTFSAEEAYRIKAGKICEQVRDVVLTGNVFETLMNIDAIGNDLVLYGGLGGCGKGGQSPLRVSDGGPHIRIKNVTIGGR, encoded by the coding sequence ATGGAAAAATTGATTAAGAATGCTTTAAAATCTGCAAAAGCAGACCATATAGAAATACGTGTTAATGAAGGAAGAGGGACCGGTGTCTCTTATGTGGGTAAGGAGTTGGAGAGTATCGGCGAAAGCAGCATGATGGGGGGATGTGTGCGCGCTCTCGTAAATGGCGGGTGGGGATTTGTCGCCTTTAATGATATTGAAGATTTACCTCGCTATGTAAAAATGGCATGTGAACAGGCAAAGCTGGTTGGTAATAAAGACGTTTCGCTTGCAGAAACCGGGATAGTTAATGACATTGTAAAAACACAGGTTGATCTTGATCCGGCAGACGTCTCGTTGATTGATAAACATGATTTATGTCAAAAGTACAATAATATCATCTTATCTTCAAAAAAGATACAGACTTCCAGTGTAAGATATGTGGATTCCCACGGTACGCTTTACTTCGCGAACTCGGAAGGTAGTTTTATCGTTTGCGAAAATATATTCTGCGGTGTTTCGGTCATGGCAATGGCAAAAGACGGTATGGATGTGCAGCAGGCATACAATTCAATTGGAGATCTCAGAGGGTACAGGAAAGTTGAAAATTTTGAAGAGAGTTGTGAAGAGGTTACAAAGAGAGCTGTGGACCTGCTTTCCGCCAAACCGGTGGATGCCGGCAAGTATACCGTAATTGTTGATCCAAAACTTTGCGGTGTGTTTACGCACGAAGCATTTGGACATCTGAGCGAAGCAGATTTTATCTATGAAAACCAGAAGCTTCGTGAGATTATGAAAATCGGAAAACGCTTCGGTTCTGACGAGTTGTCTATTGTAGACGATGGTACACTTGTAGGAGAAGCCGGCTATAACAAATATGACAGTGAGGGCACTCCCACTCAGAAAACATACCTGATAAAGGATGGAATCCTGGCCAACCGCCTGCATTCAAGAGAAACAGCCGCCAAAATGAACGAAGACCCGACCGGAAACGCGAGGGCTATCGGCTATGGCAGTGAACCGATTGTTCGCATGACTAACACCTATATGGAATCTCGCGATCAAACATTTGAAGATATGTTGGCCGGAACAGAAGATGGAATCTACGCAAAGGGGTCGCTTGGCGGGCAGACTAATACAGAGATGTTTACTTTCAGCGCGGAGGAAGCGTATAGAATAAAAGCCGGAAAGATTTGTGAACAGGTCCGCGATGTAGTATTAACAGGTAATGTATTTGAAACATTAATGAACATAGACGCAATCGGTAACGACCTTGTGCTGTACGGAGGGCTTGGTGGATGCGGTAAAGGCGGACAGTCACCCCTGCGTGTAAGCGACGGCGGACCGCATATCAGAATAAAGAATGTTACAATCGGCGGAAGATGA
- the ligA gene encoding NAD-dependent DNA ligase LigA has translation MNKNVIEKVEYLRAKIRYHDGKYYVSNMPEIEDYEYDQLMKQLEMLENSHPQLITPDSPTQRVSGEPVPEFKSVEHKIPMLSIENTYSEEELREFDRRIRRKLKNTRLSDIAGRTSAQEGSLELIEEIEYVIEHKIDGVAISLWYENGIFTRGATRGNGIRGDDVTANLRTVKDIPLRFLCDDHIRIPPSIEIRGEIYLPDGDFQILNQRREEEGEPLFANPRNAAAGSLKLLNPQTTAKRPLRLFAYAFGYYGDSKFTDHIECLETIKKFGLPVNPHYKLCKNMDEAISYCNLWESRRSELEYQVDGMVIKVNSLGLHGILGSTSKAPRWVISYKYQPEESTTKIETIKVQVGKTGILTPVAELDPVPLSGTTVSRASLYNFDEIERKDIRVGDCVIVRKAGEIIPQVVKVLKEKRTGNEQRFDVPEKCPACEGDVIKEEVYLKCHNPLCTAQAKRRIVYFASRNAMNIEGLGPALIEQLVDKKIINDYADIYSLKVDDLVPLERMGEKSAQNLITEIEKSKSRDLHLLVCALGIQNIGSHAAEVLSKEFGTLDKLMNASVEELEEIFEIGSITAKSLVDFFSNSHTQDVIRKLKTAGVNLTAISRHTKSVSPIAEKSFVVTGTLNGYTRKEAEGIIKNLGGRVSSAVSSKTDFLIAGESPGSKLTKAKELGTTILNTEEFEKLINL, from the coding sequence GTGAATAAAAATGTAATTGAGAAGGTTGAATACCTTCGCGCAAAGATACGATACCACGACGGAAAGTATTATGTTTCAAACATGCCTGAAATTGAGGATTATGAATACGATCAACTGATGAAACAGCTGGAAATGCTTGAAAATTCCCACCCGCAATTGATCACACCTGATTCACCAACTCAACGTGTAAGCGGTGAACCTGTTCCGGAATTCAAGTCAGTTGAACACAAGATACCCATGCTCAGCATTGAAAACACATACTCAGAGGAGGAATTAAGAGAATTTGACAGAAGAATAAGACGAAAATTAAAAAATACCCGCTTGAGTGACATAGCCGGGCGGACTTCGGCACAGGAAGGCAGTCTTGAGCTGATCGAGGAGATAGAATATGTTATAGAACATAAGATTGATGGTGTGGCAATTTCACTGTGGTACGAAAATGGAATCTTCACACGTGGCGCTACAAGAGGCAACGGTATCAGGGGAGATGACGTCACCGCAAATTTAAGAACGGTAAAGGACATACCTTTAAGATTTCTGTGTGATGATCACATCAGAATACCGCCAAGTATTGAGATCCGTGGCGAAATATATCTTCCGGACGGGGATTTTCAGATACTGAATCAAAGACGTGAAGAAGAAGGTGAACCCTTATTTGCAAATCCCAGAAATGCCGCTGCAGGCTCTCTTAAACTCCTTAATCCCCAAACAACAGCCAAACGGCCCCTCCGCCTGTTTGCCTATGCCTTTGGATATTATGGTGATAGTAAATTTACAGACCATATTGAATGCCTTGAAACAATAAAAAAGTTCGGTCTTCCGGTAAACCCGCACTATAAATTATGCAAAAACATGGATGAAGCAATCTCATACTGTAATTTGTGGGAAAGCAGACGAAGTGAGCTTGAATATCAGGTAGATGGAATGGTAATAAAAGTTAACTCATTAGGACTTCATGGCATATTGGGCTCAACCAGTAAAGCGCCGCGTTGGGTTATCTCCTACAAGTATCAGCCGGAAGAATCGACCACAAAGATCGAGACGATAAAGGTGCAGGTTGGAAAAACAGGTATATTAACTCCTGTAGCAGAATTAGACCCTGTCCCGCTCAGCGGTACAACGGTAAGCAGGGCATCGCTTTACAATTTTGATGAAATTGAGAGAAAGGATATTCGCGTAGGAGACTGTGTCATTGTTCGGAAAGCGGGAGAGATAATCCCTCAGGTAGTTAAGGTGTTGAAGGAGAAACGCACCGGTAACGAGCAACGGTTTGATGTTCCGGAAAAATGTCCTGCCTGTGAAGGAGATGTTATTAAAGAAGAGGTTTATCTGAAATGCCATAATCCCCTCTGTACCGCCCAGGCGAAGAGAAGAATAGTATACTTTGCGAGTAGAAACGCAATGAATATCGAGGGGTTAGGTCCGGCCCTGATCGAGCAATTGGTAGATAAAAAGATTATTAATGATTATGCTGATATTTATTCATTGAAAGTTGATGACCTTGTACCACTGGAAAGAATGGGAGAAAAATCTGCTCAAAATCTTATCACAGAAATAGAAAAGAGTAAGTCTAGAGATTTGCATCTTTTGGTCTGCGCGTTAGGTATTCAGAATATCGGTTCTCATGCAGCGGAGGTGTTATCAAAAGAGTTCGGCACACTTGACAAACTTATGAACGCCTCTGTCGAAGAGTTGGAGGAGATTTTCGAAATTGGCAGCATCACGGCAAAAAGCTTAGTAGATTTCTTCTCAAATAGCCATACACAAGATGTTATCAGAAAGTTAAAGACCGCAGGTGTTAATCTTACCGCGATTAGCCGACATACGAAGAGTGTCTCCCCTATAGCGGAGAAATCTTTCGTAGTAACAGGAACATTGAATGGATATACCAGGAAAGAGGCCGAGGGCATAATAAAAAATCTGGGTGGCAGAGTATCGTCAGCCGTAAGTAGCAAAACTGATTTTCTGATTGCCGGTGAATCCCCTGGATCAAAGTTGACAAAGGCAAAAGAACTGGGAACAACAATTTTAAATACAGAGGAGTTTGAAAAATTAATTAACCTCTAG
- a CDS encoding small basic protein gives MSIDKSLVSKSKLGRHRNVLTRTERIKILEEDGSWNEKKSVYGLPKVKSMKVTVKKKVKKVAEVADGKEKAS, from the coding sequence ATGAGTATTGACAAAAGTCTTGTATCAAAGAGTAAGTTAGGCAGGCATCGAAATGTTCTTACAAGGACGGAACGCATAAAAATACTGGAAGAAGACGGTTCGTGGAACGAAAAAAAATCTGTGTACGGCTTACCTAAAGTAAAAAGCATGAAGGTAACGGTTAAGAAAAAGGTGAAGAAGGTTGCTGAAGTTGCTGATGGTAAGGAAAAGGCGTCCTGA